Proteins encoded within one genomic window of Halomonas sp. YLGW01:
- a CDS encoding class I SAM-dependent methyltransferase, whose protein sequence is MFNTTGWNRLRYSLYAPVYDAVADRAFRRARRQALSAVDWRPGQRVLIVGAGTGLDLPWLPRSIEVHGTDLAPAMVRRFQARADHLGIDASARVMDAERLDYPDGHFDVVIMHLILAVMPHPEQGLREARRVLAEDGQLCVLDKFQPDARPAGPGRRALNLVTSAIATDITRQARPLLEGAGFAIENDEPVMMGELFRALLARKSGTPAR, encoded by the coding sequence ATGTTCAACACCACCGGATGGAACCGGCTGCGCTACAGCCTCTACGCCCCGGTCTACGATGCTGTGGCCGATCGGGCCTTTCGCCGCGCCAGGCGCCAGGCGCTGTCCGCGGTGGACTGGCGGCCTGGCCAGCGGGTGCTGATCGTCGGGGCCGGCACCGGGCTCGACCTGCCCTGGCTGCCCCGCAGCATCGAAGTGCATGGCACCGACCTCGCCCCGGCCATGGTGCGCCGCTTTCAGGCACGGGCCGACCACCTGGGCATCGATGCCAGCGCCCGGGTGATGGACGCCGAGCGCCTCGACTACCCGGACGGCCACTTCGACGTGGTGATCATGCACCTGATCCTCGCGGTGATGCCGCATCCCGAGCAGGGCCTGCGTGAGGCCCGACGGGTGCTCGCCGAGGACGGTCAGCTGTGCGTGCTGGACAAGTTCCAACCCGATGCCCGCCCGGCAGGCCCGGGGCGGCGCGCCCTGAACCTGGTGACCAGCGCCATCGCCACCGACATTACCCGTCAGGCCCGGCCGCTGCTGGAAGGCGCCGGCTTCGCGATCGAGAACGACGAGCCGGTGATGATGGGCGAGCTGTTTCGCGCCCTGCTGGCGCGAAAGTCAGGAACGCCCGCGCGGTGA
- a CDS encoding ABC transporter ATP-binding protein gives MHSAPQAPLGAQRLRLGYGRGKDRQVVIENLDLALPQGQVTAIVGPNGCGKSTLLAGLARLHAPQQGAVQLDGRDIQRLPARELARRLALLPQETHAPEGLTVTELIRFGRQPHQGVLRQWSGEDERVVEAALSAANLTDLADRTLDAMSGGQRQRAWIAMAIAQQTPLLLLDEPTSALDLGHQIEVFELVRGLAAAGKTVVMVVHDLDSACRFADHLVAMQAGRIVTAGAPRQVVTEDLVRELYGIDCTLLSDPATGSPILANMRRTDAPLAGGSDRPSSQARNTGA, from the coding sequence ATGCATTCCGCCCCCCAGGCGCCGCTCGGCGCCCAGCGACTTCGCCTCGGCTACGGCCGCGGCAAGGACCGCCAGGTCGTCATCGAGAATCTCGACCTCGCCCTGCCACAAGGCCAGGTCACCGCCATCGTCGGCCCCAACGGCTGCGGCAAGTCGACCCTACTGGCCGGTCTCGCCCGCCTGCATGCTCCCCAACAGGGTGCGGTGCAGCTGGACGGCCGGGACATCCAGCGCCTGCCGGCCCGGGAGCTGGCCCGGCGCCTGGCGCTGCTGCCCCAGGAGACTCACGCCCCCGAAGGCCTGACCGTCACCGAGCTGATCCGCTTCGGCCGCCAGCCCCATCAGGGCGTGCTCCGGCAGTGGTCCGGCGAGGACGAACGGGTGGTCGAGGCGGCGCTTTCGGCGGCCAATCTCACGGATCTCGCCGACCGGACGCTGGATGCCATGTCCGGCGGACAGCGTCAGCGAGCCTGGATCGCCATGGCGATCGCCCAGCAGACGCCGCTCTTGCTGCTCGACGAGCCGACCTCGGCGCTGGATCTGGGCCACCAGATCGAGGTCTTCGAGCTGGTGCGCGGCCTCGCCGCCGCCGGCAAGACGGTGGTCATGGTAGTCCACGATCTGGACAGCGCCTGCCGCTTCGCCGACCACCTGGTGGCCATGCAGGCCGGGCGCATCGTCACCGCAGGCGCCCCCCGCCAGGTGGTCACCGAGGACCTGGTCCGCGAGCTCTACGGCATCGACTGCACGCTGCTCAGTGATCCCGCCACCGGTAGCCCGATCCTTGCCAACATGCGCCGCACCGACGCGCCACTGGCAGGCGGCAGCGATCGCCCCTCTTCTCAGGCTCGCAACACTGGCGCATGA
- a CDS encoding iron ABC transporter permease: MNTSPSPSLVALNDLSGASAGSPGDTRHHAPTIRPPAGYWRLALPVVGSDAAILIDRRALAANLGLALALLALGGLSLCLGSVTLSPLEAARTLLGQGGAMDKLLVRELRLPRLAAGIATGAAFALSGCLMQTLARNRLATPGIIGIDNGATAFAVASVVGLGTSLAPPALALVGAATATALTFGLAGGIGTRGYRFIVAGIGVGAVFGALTQLMLARVDIDTANATYPWTVGSLNARDPDSLWVLGAALAIGLLMARRLSRALNVLRFSDGVAAGLGIRVRRCRRWALMISVALTALAVAVAGPVGMVALIGPELARHVSSPRGVPLLGSALAGALVMVSADLAGRLMLAPLEVPVGIVTAVIGGPVLLWILLRPNRRTP; the protein is encoded by the coding sequence ATGAACACTAGCCCCTCCCCTTCGCTCGTGGCTCTGAACGACCTATCCGGCGCCAGCGCCGGCTCACCGGGCGACACCCGGCACCATGCGCCGACCATCAGGCCGCCCGCCGGCTACTGGCGGCTCGCCCTGCCCGTCGTGGGCAGCGACGCGGCGATCCTCATCGATCGGCGCGCCCTTGCCGCCAACCTCGGCCTGGCCCTCGCCCTGCTGGCCCTTGGCGGACTGTCGCTGTGCCTGGGCAGCGTGACGCTGTCGCCGCTGGAGGCGGCCCGCACGCTACTCGGCCAGGGCGGCGCGATGGACAAGCTTCTGGTGCGAGAGCTGCGCCTGCCCAGGCTGGCCGCCGGCATCGCCACCGGCGCCGCCTTCGCCCTGTCCGGCTGCCTGATGCAGACCCTGGCCCGCAACCGCCTGGCCACGCCCGGCATCATCGGCATCGACAACGGCGCCACCGCCTTCGCGGTGGCCTCGGTGGTCGGGCTGGGCACCAGTCTCGCCCCGCCGGCCCTGGCCCTTGTCGGGGCAGCCACCGCCACCGCCCTGACCTTCGGCCTGGCCGGTGGCATCGGCACCCGGGGCTACCGCTTCATCGTCGCCGGGATCGGCGTCGGTGCGGTGTTCGGAGCCCTGACCCAGCTGATGCTGGCCCGGGTCGATATCGACACCGCCAACGCCACCTACCCCTGGACGGTGGGCAGCCTGAATGCCCGCGATCCTGACTCGCTCTGGGTGCTGGGCGCGGCGCTTGCGATCGGCCTGCTGATGGCCAGGCGCCTTTCCCGGGCCCTTAACGTGCTGCGCTTCTCCGACGGCGTGGCCGCGGGGCTCGGCATCCGGGTTCGGCGCTGTCGCCGCTGGGCGCTGATGATTTCGGTGGCGCTCACGGCGCTTGCCGTCGCGGTGGCAGGCCCGGTGGGCATGGTGGCCCTGATCGGCCCCGAGCTGGCCCGTCATGTCTCGTCGCCGCGGGGCGTGCCGCTGCTGGGCTCGGCGCTGGCCGGCGCCCTGGTGATGGTGAGCGCCGACCTCGCCGGCCGGCTGATGCTCGCGCCGCTGGAGGTTCCGGTCGGCATCGTCACCGCCGTGATCGGCGGCCCCGTCCTGCTATGGATACTGTTGCGCCCCAATCGGAGGACCCCCTGA
- a CDS encoding iron ABC transporter permease produces the protein MGLWLVAVLAVLSVASLVIGAGEIGPLTSLATLLDPSMGSEEAHFVIFELRGPRTLVGLAVGAALGVAGALLQAVARNPLAEPGLLGVSAGSTFAIALALMLGASAATLRVSVAQLGALGGCACVLAASRLNAVGHDPIRLVLTGAVLSGLLVALTSLMLLLDQRAADEIRFWLVGSLAGRHLADLQAILPSLALAAAITLAIGRPLSALALGERVAMGLGHHPRRVRLLAVVVVALLVGAATAVAGPIAFVGLVVPFAARALAGPDIRRTLWLALALGPIVVLAADIVARVLVPPSELSLGVITALIGAPVLVLVVRARRLPTL, from the coding sequence ATCGGGCTGTGGCTGGTCGCGGTGCTGGCCGTACTGAGTGTGGCGAGCCTTGTGATCGGCGCCGGCGAGATCGGCCCCCTGACGTCGCTTGCCACCCTGCTGGATCCTTCGATGGGCAGCGAGGAAGCGCACTTCGTGATCTTCGAGCTGCGTGGGCCCCGCACCCTGGTCGGGCTGGCCGTGGGCGCCGCCCTCGGCGTGGCCGGCGCCCTGCTGCAGGCGGTCGCCCGCAATCCGCTCGCCGAGCCGGGCCTGCTTGGCGTCAGTGCCGGCAGCACCTTCGCCATCGCCCTGGCGCTGATGCTTGGCGCCAGCGCCGCCACCCTGCGGGTGTCGGTGGCCCAGCTCGGCGCCCTTGGGGGCTGTGCCTGCGTGCTTGCCGCCAGTCGCCTCAATGCCGTGGGTCACGACCCGATTCGCCTGGTGCTCACCGGCGCGGTGCTGTCCGGCCTGCTGGTGGCGCTGACCTCGCTGATGCTGCTTTTGGATCAGCGCGCCGCCGACGAGATCCGTTTCTGGCTGGTCGGCAGCCTGGCCGGCCGTCACCTCGCCGATCTGCAGGCGATCCTGCCAAGCCTGGCGCTGGCCGCGGCCATCACCCTGGCCATCGGCCGCCCCCTTTCGGCACTGGCGCTCGGTGAGCGGGTCGCCATGGGGCTTGGTCATCACCCCCGGCGGGTCAGGCTGCTGGCGGTGGTCGTGGTGGCGCTGCTGGTGGGGGCGGCCACCGCGGTGGCCGGTCCCATTGCCTTCGTCGGCCTGGTGGTGCCCTTCGCCGCCCGTGCGCTGGCCGGCCCGGACATCCGCCGTACCCTGTGGCTGGCGCTGGCGCTGGGGCCCATCGTGGTCCTCGCCGCCGACATCGTCGCCCGGGTGCTCGTGCCGCCCTCGGAGCTGTCGCTTGGCGTGATCACCGCGCTGATCGGCGCCCCGGTCCTGGTGCTTGTGGTGCGCGCCCGCCGTCTGCCGACCCTGTGA
- a CDS encoding iron-siderophore ABC transporter substrate-binding protein has protein sequence MMRIIGRHRGKALSTLLAGLGLGLLLAASPASARTLNTAYGEVSVEGQPKRVVTLYEGALDAALTAGVTPLAAIATRGGDDVASYLQERTEGIAIIGTARETNLEAVIAQRPDIILAPARLPEAQYRLLSKLAPTLVPDVAPFSAGAWKQEARFFAKALGREAPVEAAIKAVEVKAAELREHAASGQTASLARWMPQGALVMSPKLFATGLLKASGFTVIGGDSVPEGRPHSDPLSLENLSRLDGDWLFMATLDAEGESALAAAMDSPAFARLDVAKRDRVVPVDGQLWTSASGPLAASAILDDIETALP, from the coding sequence ATGATGCGGATCATTGGACGTCACCGGGGCAAGGCCCTTTCCACCCTGCTAGCGGGCCTCGGGCTTGGCCTGCTGCTGGCGGCCTCGCCAGCGTCGGCCCGCACCCTGAACACCGCCTACGGCGAGGTCAGCGTCGAGGGCCAGCCCAAGCGCGTGGTAACGCTCTATGAAGGCGCCCTGGACGCCGCCCTGACCGCCGGGGTGACGCCCCTGGCCGCCATCGCCACCCGCGGCGGGGACGATGTGGCTAGCTATCTACAGGAGCGAACGGAAGGCATCGCCATCATCGGCACCGCGCGAGAGACCAACCTCGAGGCCGTCATCGCCCAGCGTCCCGACATCATCCTCGCCCCGGCGCGCCTGCCCGAGGCGCAGTATCGGCTGCTGTCGAAGCTCGCCCCGACCCTGGTGCCCGACGTCGCGCCCTTTTCCGCAGGCGCCTGGAAGCAGGAGGCGCGCTTCTTCGCCAAGGCGCTGGGCCGCGAAGCGCCCGTCGAGGCCGCCATCAAGGCCGTGGAAGTAAAGGCCGCCGAGCTACGCGAGCACGCCGCAAGCGGCCAGACGGCAAGCCTGGCCCGCTGGATGCCCCAGGGAGCCCTGGTGATGTCGCCCAAGCTCTTTGCCACCGGCCTGCTCAAGGCAAGCGGCTTCACCGTCATCGGCGGCGACAGCGTGCCCGAGGGCCGCCCGCACAGCGACCCGCTGAGCCTCGAGAACCTCTCGCGCCTCGACGGCGACTGGCTGTTCATGGCCACCCTCGACGCCGAGGGCGAGTCGGCCCTGGCCGCCGCCATGGATTCCCCCGCCTTCGCTCGCCTGGACGTGGCCAAGCGTGATCGGGTGGTGCCGGTGGATGGCCAGCTGTGGACCAGCGCCTCCGGGCCACTGGCCGCCAGCGCCATCCTCGACGACATCGAAACGGCACTGCCATGA
- a CDS encoding DUF2218 domain-containing protein, with protein sequence MFATHARVATENPSTQLKKLCRHFAHKLEVSFDDTQGEIRFPFGLTRLEIRDQTLVLTGQADDEARLEQLKKVTADHLLRFAHKESLTVDWQPGAPAIERPHASEHAAGEA encoded by the coding sequence ATGTTTGCAACGCATGCGCGGGTCGCCACCGAAAACCCGTCAACTCAGCTCAAGAAGCTCTGCCGCCACTTTGCCCACAAGCTGGAGGTCTCTTTCGACGACACCCAGGGCGAGATCCGCTTTCCCTTCGGCCTGACCCGGCTCGAGATCCGCGATCAGACGCTGGTGCTCACAGGCCAGGCGGACGACGAGGCCAGGCTCGAACAACTCAAGAAGGTGACCGCCGATCACCTGCTGCGCTTCGCCCACAAGGAGTCCCTGACGGTCGACTGGCAGCCCGGCGCCCCGGCCATCGAACGCCCACATGCCAGCGAGCATGCGGCGGGAGAGGCATGA
- a CDS encoding ligand-gated channel protein, producing MASPYRKTLLGLAVAGFGATAQAADEVALDDVVVTAAGYEQQTKDAPASISVLTREDLEERYYQDVTDALRDVPGVIVTGGGASKDISLRGMPADYTLLLVDGKPQSSRETRPNSDGPGIEQGWLPPLAAIERIEVVRGPMSTLYGSNAIGGVINVITRKVADDWHGNLQTQTVLQEDSASGDSQQTNVYLSGPLAPGLLGLQVYGQTSTRDEDEIPGGHAESDLGSLNARLTLTASDDHDLALEAGRSEQTREARLGRSAADASDAVDQDYTREHLALSHDGRWDLGTSESYVQREVNENTSREMTITTTTAKSSLVMPLAAHIVTLGASLEEERLEDRTSNQASDLEELEATQWALFVEDEWMLARDWSLTGGLRLDDNENYGSHISPRLYSVWNLAPRWTLKGGVSTGYRSPSLRELSPGWAQISRSGNVYGNPDLEPETSLNKEMALLYAARGGLNAGVTVFHNDFKDKITRIACPSDVCTAGPNQFGAAPTYRVNVDEAVTRGVELSLSTPLGDSVEATASYTYTDSEQKTGEYEGEPLTQLPKHLATLSLDWQASRRLSPWARVSYRGEESQPNTGPSQDATVAPSYTFVDTGLGYQLTEQAKLNLGVYNLFDKEVGFDEYGYVEDGRRYWLGLNIDF from the coding sequence ATGGCTTCTCCATATCGCAAGACACTGCTCGGCCTGGCAGTGGCCGGGTTTGGTGCCACGGCACAGGCCGCCGACGAGGTGGCCCTGGATGACGTCGTGGTCACGGCCGCGGGTTACGAACAGCAGACCAAGGACGCCCCGGCCTCGATCAGCGTGCTGACACGAGAGGATCTGGAGGAACGCTACTACCAGGACGTCACCGATGCCCTGCGCGACGTGCCCGGCGTGATCGTCACCGGCGGCGGCGCCTCCAAGGACATCAGCCTGCGCGGCATGCCCGCCGACTACACCCTGCTGCTGGTCGACGGCAAGCCGCAAAGCAGCCGCGAGACCCGCCCCAACAGCGACGGCCCCGGCATCGAACAGGGCTGGCTGCCGCCGCTCGCAGCCATCGAACGCATCGAGGTGGTGCGCGGCCCCATGTCGACCCTCTACGGCTCCAACGCCATCGGCGGCGTGATCAACGTGATCACCCGCAAGGTCGCCGACGACTGGCATGGCAACCTGCAGACTCAGACCGTGCTCCAGGAAGACAGCGCCTCCGGCGACAGCCAGCAGACCAACGTCTATCTCAGCGGCCCCCTCGCACCTGGCCTGCTAGGCCTGCAGGTCTATGGCCAGACCAGCACCCGGGACGAGGACGAGATCCCGGGCGGCCATGCCGAAAGCGACCTTGGCAGCCTCAACGCGCGCCTGACCCTGACCGCCAGCGACGATCATGATCTCGCCCTCGAGGCCGGCCGCTCCGAACAGACCCGCGAGGCCAGGCTCGGGCGCTCGGCCGCCGACGCCAGCGACGCGGTGGACCAGGACTATACCCGCGAGCACCTCGCCCTGAGCCATGACGGGCGCTGGGACCTCGGCACCAGCGAAAGCTATGTGCAGCGCGAGGTCAACGAGAACACCTCCCGCGAGATGACGATCACCACTACCACCGCCAAGTCCAGCCTGGTGATGCCGCTTGCGGCTCATATCGTGACCCTCGGCGCCAGCCTCGAAGAGGAACGCCTCGAGGACAGGACCTCCAATCAGGCCTCGGATCTTGAAGAACTCGAGGCGACCCAATGGGCGCTGTTCGTCGAGGACGAGTGGATGCTGGCCCGCGACTGGTCGCTCACCGGCGGGCTGCGCCTGGACGACAACGAGAACTACGGCAGCCATATCAGCCCGCGCCTCTACAGCGTGTGGAACCTGGCACCCCGCTGGACCCTCAAGGGGGGCGTCTCGACCGGCTATCGCTCGCCGAGCCTGCGTGAGCTGAGCCCCGGCTGGGCCCAGATCAGCCGCAGCGGCAATGTCTACGGCAACCCTGATCTCGAACCGGAGACCTCCCTCAATAAGGAGATGGCGCTGCTCTATGCCGCGCGGGGCGGGCTCAATGCCGGCGTCACCGTCTTCCACAACGACTTCAAGGACAAGATTACTCGCATCGCCTGTCCGAGCGACGTCTGCACCGCGGGCCCCAACCAGTTCGGCGCCGCCCCCACCTACCGCGTCAACGTCGACGAGGCTGTCACCCGGGGGGTCGAGCTGTCCCTGTCGACGCCGCTTGGCGATAGCGTCGAGGCCACGGCCAGCTACACCTACACCGACTCCGAACAGAAGACCGGTGAATACGAAGGCGAGCCGCTGACCCAGCTGCCCAAGCACCTGGCCACCCTGTCGCTCGACTGGCAGGCCTCCCGGCGCCTGAGCCCCTGGGCCCGGGTGAGCTATCGCGGCGAGGAAAGCCAGCCCAACACCGGCCCCTCCCAGGATGCCACCGTCGCGCCCTCCTACACCTTCGTCGACACCGGTCTTGGCTACCAGCTGACCGAACAGGCCAAGCTCAACCTCGGGGTCTACAACCTCTTCGACAAGGAGGTGGGCTTCGACGAGTACGGCTATGTCGAGGACGGCCGTCGCTACTGGCTGGGCCTGAACATCGATTTCTGA
- a CDS encoding LysR family transcriptional regulator — MYDFDELAAFAAVMEDGSLSRSATRLGVSKSTLSRRIHQLEGHLGQPLLRRQSNRMIATEAGEVFLRYCHQLQQLARQSHQALDELKEAVSGELTVHVHSVFLRGWFASCAEAFLAHYPGVRLEVRTQFAVPTAGDDRALCLWLGRVPECGLRQETLGRLSRRLYAHPDYLARRGMPGHPRELAGHDWVDLLGDAEEGLGLHHEREGIVDVAPSPSRLRVDQYAMHIDAIARGRGLGVLPDWMVAQREKAHPGDLVPCLETWRPADLPVMLLYPFGQRPRRVSTLLEMLRQSVPPAWQRDR, encoded by the coding sequence ATGTACGATTTCGATGAGCTGGCCGCCTTTGCCGCGGTCATGGAGGATGGCAGCCTTTCCCGCAGCGCCACGCGGCTGGGGGTGTCCAAGTCGACGCTCAGCCGACGCATCCATCAGCTGGAGGGCCACCTGGGCCAGCCGCTGCTGCGCCGCCAGTCCAATCGCATGATCGCCACCGAGGCGGGCGAGGTCTTCCTGCGCTATTGCCATCAGCTCCAGCAGCTGGCCCGGCAGAGTCACCAGGCGCTGGATGAGCTCAAGGAGGCGGTCAGCGGGGAGCTCACCGTGCACGTGCACAGCGTGTTTCTGCGCGGCTGGTTTGCGTCCTGCGCCGAGGCGTTCCTGGCGCACTATCCGGGGGTCAGGCTCGAGGTGCGAACCCAGTTCGCCGTACCGACAGCGGGCGACGATCGGGCGCTATGCCTGTGGTTGGGGAGGGTGCCGGAATGTGGCCTGCGTCAGGAGACCCTGGGGCGGCTGAGCCGCCGTCTCTATGCACACCCGGATTATCTGGCGCGCCGTGGGATGCCTGGCCATCCTCGCGAACTGGCCGGGCATGATTGGGTGGATCTGCTGGGGGATGCCGAGGAGGGGCTTGGCCTTCACCACGAGCGGGAAGGTATCGTCGACGTCGCCCCTTCGCCGTCGCGGCTGCGGGTCGATCAGTACGCCATGCATATCGATGCCATTGCCCGGGGCCGGGGGCTTGGGGTGTTGCCCGACTGGATGGTCGCGCAGCGCGAGAAGGCGCATCCCGGTGACCTGGTGCCTTGCCTCGAGACCTGGCGTCCGGCGGATCTGCCGGTGATGCTGCTGTACCCCTTCGGCCAGCGGCCCAGGCGGGTCTCAACCCTTCTTGAGATGCTGCGTCAGTCGGTCCCGCCGGCCTGGCAGCGGGATCGCTGA
- a CDS encoding aspartate aminotransferase family protein → MSYTPTRSDFDRYMAPNYAPQQVIPVRGEGSRLWDQEGREYIDFAGGIAVNALGHCHPVLVDALKDQADKVWHLANVYTNEPALKLAKAITERTFADKVFLCSSGGEANEAALKLARRWAYNEHGEHKDKIISFRQSFHGRTFFTVSVGGQPKYSQGFGPVPGGILHAEFNDLEAVRELMGDDTCAVMVEPMQGEGGIVPATQEFLEGVRALCDEHQALLIFDEVQTGVGRSGSLYAYMEYGVTPDILTSAKSLGGGFPVGAMLTTDAIAPALGIGTHGSTYGGNALASAVALAAVEFIDTPEVLEGVKRRHALFRELLEEINQKHGVFKEVRGMGMLLGAEMSPAFEGRAKDILPLAIEEGLMALIAGPNVLRMAPSLVIPEEDIREGMARLERAIEKLVAAA, encoded by the coding sequence ATGAGCTATACCCCGACTCGCAGCGACTTCGACCGCTACATGGCGCCCAACTACGCGCCCCAGCAAGTCATCCCGGTGCGCGGGGAGGGCAGTCGGCTGTGGGATCAGGAAGGCCGCGAGTACATCGACTTCGCTGGCGGGATCGCCGTCAACGCTCTCGGCCACTGCCACCCGGTGCTGGTCGATGCCCTCAAGGATCAGGCCGACAAGGTCTGGCACCTGGCCAACGTCTATACCAACGAGCCGGCCCTGAAGCTCGCCAAGGCGATTACCGAGCGCACCTTCGCCGACAAGGTGTTCCTGTGCTCCTCCGGCGGCGAGGCCAACGAGGCGGCGCTCAAGCTGGCGCGTCGCTGGGCCTACAACGAGCACGGCGAGCACAAGGACAAGATCATCTCCTTCCGCCAGTCGTTCCACGGCCGCACCTTCTTCACCGTCAGCGTCGGCGGCCAGCCCAAGTACTCCCAGGGCTTCGGGCCGGTGCCGGGCGGCATCCTGCACGCCGAGTTCAACGATCTCGAGGCGGTGCGCGAGCTGATGGGCGACGACACCTGTGCGGTGATGGTCGAACCGATGCAGGGCGAGGGCGGCATCGTGCCGGCCACCCAGGAGTTCCTCGAGGGCGTGCGGGCGCTGTGCGACGAGCACCAGGCGCTGCTGATCTTCGACGAGGTGCAGACCGGTGTCGGCCGCAGCGGCTCGCTGTACGCCTACATGGAATACGGCGTGACTCCGGACATCCTGACCAGCGCCAAGTCGCTGGGCGGCGGCTTCCCGGTCGGCGCCATGCTGACCACCGACGCCATCGCCCCGGCGCTGGGCATCGGTACCCACGGCTCCACCTACGGCGGCAATGCCCTGGCGTCTGCCGTGGCGCTGGCCGCGGTCGAGTTCATCGACACCCCCGAGGTGCTCGAGGGCGTCAAGCGTCGCCACGCGCTGTTCCGCGAGCTGCTCGAGGAGATCAACCAGAAGCACGGCGTATTCAAGGAAGTGCGCGGCATGGGCATGCTGCTGGGCGCCGAGATGTCTCCCGCCTTTGAGGGCCGCGCCAAGGACATCCTGCCGCTGGCCATCGAGGAGGGCCTGATGGCGCTGATCGCCGGGCCCAACGTGCTACGCATGGCGCCCTCGCTGGTGATTCCCGAAGAGGACATCCGTGAGGGCATGGCGCGCCTCGAGCGAGCCATCGAAAAGCTCGTCGCGGCGGCATGA
- a CDS encoding arginine N-succinyltransferase produces MLVVRPARSADLPALERLAGSATPRLTNLPAHRDRLEERITRSQRAFGRAVDFPGDEHYTFVLEDRERGEVVGTATIRAQAGAVDAYYTYRQETLIHASQQLNVRREVQTLSLSHEVSEASLLCALSLDPRYKGTSAESLLRRARLMFIAQYPERFADLLAVAFPGFLDEAGESPFWASVGEHFFQRGYQEINHIAGVRSKSFIAEVMPQFPLYLPLLTPPARAAIGREHPDHETALEEMLAEGFVRSRHVDIFDAGPVVKGERERLETFRRASWHPVRIRPAGALPDAEPAMIANQKLGEFRCVVARYALSPTGQLMLSPEHAEILGVEEGRAVLAAPLTLPDAIDALDEGEL; encoded by the coding sequence ATGCTGGTCGTTCGTCCCGCCCGGTCGGCGGATCTGCCGGCCCTGGAGCGCCTGGCCGGCAGCGCCACGCCGCGCCTGACCAACCTGCCGGCTCACCGCGATCGCCTGGAGGAGCGGATCACTCGCTCCCAGCGTGCCTTCGGCCGTGCGGTCGACTTTCCCGGTGACGAGCACTACACCTTCGTGCTCGAGGACCGGGAGCGCGGCGAGGTGGTGGGCACTGCCACCATCCGCGCCCAGGCCGGGGCGGTGGATGCCTACTACACCTACCGCCAGGAGACCCTGATCCACGCCTCGCAGCAGCTCAACGTGCGCCGCGAGGTACAGACCCTGTCGCTGTCCCACGAGGTCTCCGAGGCGTCGCTCTTGTGCGCGCTGTCTCTGGACCCGCGCTACAAGGGCACCAGCGCCGAGAGTCTCTTGCGCCGCGCGCGGCTGATGTTCATCGCCCAGTACCCGGAGCGCTTCGCCGATTTGCTGGCGGTGGCCTTCCCGGGCTTCCTCGACGAGGCGGGCGAGTCCCCGTTCTGGGCGAGCGTCGGTGAGCACTTCTTCCAGCGCGGCTATCAGGAGATCAATCACATCGCGGGGGTGCGCTCGAAGAGCTTCATCGCCGAGGTGATGCCGCAGTTCCCGCTTTACCTGCCGCTGCTCACGCCCCCGGCGCGGGCCGCCATCGGCCGCGAGCACCCGGATCACGAGACGGCGCTGGAGGAGATGCTGGCCGAGGGCTTCGTGCGCAGCCGCCACGTCGACATCTTCGATGCCGGCCCGGTGGTCAAGGGCGAGCGCGAGCGCCTGGAGACCTTCCGCCGGGCCAGCTGGCATCCGGTGCGCATCCGTCCGGCGGGCGCGCTGCCCGATGCGGAGCCGGCGATGATCGCCAACCAGAAGCTCGGCGAATTCCGCTGCGTGGTGGCCCGCTATGCGCTGTCGCCCACCGGCCAGCTGATGCTGTCCCCCGAGCATGCCGAGATCCTCGGCGTCGAGGAGGGCCGCGCCGTGCTGGCCGCGCCGCTGACGCTGCCCGACGCCATCGATGCCCTCGATGAAGGAGAACTGTGA